One segment of Hemibagrus wyckioides isolate EC202008001 linkage group LG05, SWU_Hwy_1.0, whole genome shotgun sequence DNA contains the following:
- the lmod1a gene encoding leiomodin 1a (smooth muscle), with amino-acid sequence MSRRKVRLARSERTVSEDSDIDSLLATLSPDEVEELERELVVIDPDPSVPVGLRQKNQTEKQPTRGYDREAMLDYCERETKKLIERELSFEGDTKGEGRRRDRLRRTRSKEQQSFSRSHSREASDKEEAKQEEAHVKEEKSESQNCKDGGKKIKDDAKETSDIKIQHRETERGKEMLAERNLEREVENTKGKQKETSKKEQGSSKTSELISKLQKKEDDKEKEKKEKNKNGENLRTKGLISKLQGNKEVEKREKEEKEKEVERNRESRTKGLVSKLEEQKTPTEHGRVSERRNRERNLEDPVTEKKREKEEDKCSEKSRPYSERGAPGTTKRKDRLKRWEKVDEIEIEQERQKGEEKKHERGKDEGKIVVKNAKTHNNFTETSSSGDDQSVKTEDEEEHENEDDYMDSDTGSSMFDDLLEQVRSDDPELTELNINNSDVIKTDTLIQFAEGLRSNTHIKTFALANTRADDHVAFAIAGTLRNNNSLTGINLDSNLLTGKGILAIIESLQHNATLKELRFHNQRHICGGKTEMEMTKVLRDNTSLLKLGYHFELAGPRMAMTNILSRNMDLQRQKRLEAQRLAKQEAEASSAPPSEEKKKLIPDKAKIKQTPQPNPVEKKESILAKVSKFNSPTSPPKATHPPKSMAATSSSTGTGKKGGLTAQSSTGLPAPPPPPAPVLDIQSLRRSLTSVSQRKQDSSRVSGRGTQKSSRDQLLDSIRNCNMNTLKKVEVPKRLK; translated from the exons ATGTCGAGGAGAAAAGTTCGTCTCGCGCGCTCTGAGCGCACAGTGAGCGAGGACTCGGATATAGACAGCTTGCTCGCGACCCTCTCTCCCGATGAGGTGGAGGAGCTGGAAAGGGAGTTGGTTGTCATCGACCCGGATCCTAGTGTGCCGGTGGGGCTCAGGCAGAAAAACCAGACCGAGAAACAGCCGACACGAGGCTACGACCGTGAAGCCATGCTGGACTACTGCGAGCGAGAGACCAAGAAACTTATAGAGAGGGAGCTGTCCTTTGAG GGGGATACCAAAGGTGAAGGTCGTAGACGAGACCGGCTAAGGAGAACAAGAAGCAAAGAACAGCAGAGCTTTTCTAGGTCACACAGCCGTGAAGCATCTGACAAGGAGGAGGCCAAACAAGAAGAAGCACATGTCAAAGAGGAAAAATCTGAGAGCCAAAATTGCAaggatggaggaaaaaaaataaaggatgaTGCCAAAGAGACCTCTGACatcaaaatacaacacagagaAACTGAGAGAGGTAAAGAAATGTTAGCAGAGCGGAATTTGGAAAGAGAGGTAGAAAATACAAAAGGTAAACAAAAGGAGACATCTAAAAAAGAACAGGGTAGCAGCAAGACATCAGAGCTTATCTCTAAACTACAAAAaaaggaggatgataaagagaaagagaaaaaggagaaaaataagAATGGAGAAAACTTGAGAACAAAAGGGTTGATCTCCAAGTTACAGGGCAACAAAGAGGTGgaaaaaagggagaaagaagaaaaagagaaggaggtagagagaaacagagagagtagAACAAAAGGACTAGTCTCCAAACTGGAGGAGCAAAAGACCCCAACAGAGCATGGCAGAGTCTCAGaaaggagaaacagagagagaaacctgGAAGATCCtgtgacagagaaaaagagggagaaggAAGAGGATAAGTGCAGTGAGAAAAGTAGACCCTACTCTGAAAGAGGTGCACCTGGAACAACAAAAAGGAAGGACAGACTGAAACGATGGGAGAAAGTGGATGAGATAGAGATTGaacaagaaagacagaaaggggAAGAGAAAAAACATGAGAGAGGTAAAGATGAAGGAAAGATTGTAGTGAAGAATGCTAAAACTCACAATAATTTTACTGAGACCAGCAGTAGTGGGGATGACCAGTCTGTAAAAacagaggatgaggaagagcaTGAAAATGAGGATGATTATATGGACAGTGATACTGGCTCCAGCATGTTTGATGATCTTTTGGAGCAGGTGCGCAGTGATGATCCTGAACTCACTGAGCTTAACATCAACAACTCTGATGTTATCAAGACAGATACATTGATCCAGTTTGCAGAAGGTCTTCGCAGTAACACTCACATTAAAACATTTGCTCTTGCCAACACAAGAGCTGATGATCATGTAGCTTTTGCAATTGCTGGGACTTTACGGAACAACAATTCGTTAACAGGAATCAACCTGGATTCCAACCTTCTCACCGGCAAAGGCATTCTGGCTATCATTGAGTCTTTGCAGCACAATGCCACCCTTAAAGAGCTTCGCTTCCACAACCAGAGACACATCTGTGGAGGGAAGACAGAGATGGAAATGACTAAGGTACTACGGGATAATACTTCATTACTCAAGTTGGGTTATCACTTTGAACTAGCTGGGCCAAGGATGGCCATGACCAACATCCTTAGTCGTAATATGGACCTTCAGCGGCAGAAACGACTGGAAGCACAACGCCTTGCCAAGCAGGAAGCTGAGGCAAGCTCAGCGCCCCCTagtgaagagaaaaagaagcttATACCTGACAAAGCAAAAATTAAGCAAACTCCACAGCCCAACCCTGTTGAGAAGAAGGAATCCATACTAGCAAAAGTTTCCAAATTTAACAGTCCCACTTCACCCCCCAAAGCCACTCATCCCCCCAAGTCCATGGCTGCAACCTCATCTTCTACAGGAACAGGTAAAAAAGGTGGGCTCACAGCACAGTCAAGCACAGGACTGCCagctccccctcctcctcctgcc